The nucleotide sequence TGAACCTGAAAAACGTAATAATTAACTGTATAAATTAAGCACTAAATGAAGTGgcaattttattaataaaataactttatGCACTAATTCCTATTATAGCAcccccttgtggcaacactgaTGATTGTGTCGCATTCGAATAGCGTTCGGACACATTTCAAACCGAAATGACATGTGAAATCAAGCTTGGTTAGCTAGACGCATTTGCGTTTACGTATTTGCGTGGAGTATGCTTCAGGCTTAAGACTTCttgcattaaataataattctatgataAAATTcttccacaaaaaacaaaacaaaaaaaaacatcccgcCCTTTTCTGCAGCTCTCAACCATTAACTCCATATTTCATAAACACTGACTGTCACAATAACATGCTAACCTATGAGATCCTGCTTTTAAAGAGTGTATTTTCATAAGTTAGGATACATTTACCCGAGGACAAAAGGGCAAATGGTTCACACCAAGTGGAAAATGTTTCAAGGGTTCAAGGTGTGGAATGCGTCGCAATTTTAAAGCGCGAATTATTTAACATATGACCACTGCCTCCTCTCGTTGGGTCACAAGAAGTCACATGATGTACCAAGCAGCCAATCCAGCTAAGGCAGCAATCCAGGCAGCCAACAGGACTTGAGCGGAGGGTTTTTTAAGCACGATCATGGCCATCTGGCAAATATACGTAGATCCTCCGCTGGCAGCTGAAACAAAGAGAGAGCAGAATAAATAATACTGCAACACTATCCTTAGAACATGATATATGTGTGGATCATTAATGTTTTTCACACATTTTACACATAACTCTGGGTTATCAACTTTGTATATGATGTGAATTAAGTTCAACCAatcataaacaatttttttttaccccattaaatatccatgtgtcatatgctgaactcagcctgatctcatgaacattgtGGCAGCATTTTGGCAAAACTAAATTGTACGCCTTATTACACGTTTGGATGCAGTTTCCCAgttaaatgtccagcagggggcgcaaAAGCGAGTGGAAGCATTTTGGCAAAACGAAATTGTACGTCTTATTACATGTTTGGCAGCAGTTTCCCAgttaaatgtccagcagggggcgcaaATGCAAGTGGAAGCATTTTGGCaaaacaaaattgtacaccttATTACACGTTTGGCAGCAGTTTCCCAgttaaatgtccagcagggggtgcaaAAGCGAGTGGAAGCATTTTGGCaaaacaaaattgtacaccttATTACACGTTTGGCAGCAGTTTCCGGTTAAATGTCCAGCAAGGGGTGCAAAAGCGAGTAGAAGCATTTTGGCAAAACGAAATTGTACACcttattacacgtttggctgcagtttccggttaaatgtccagcaggggggtGCAAAAGCGAGTAGAAGCATTTTGGCAAAACGAAATTGTACAccttattacacatttggctgcagtttcccagttaaATGACCAGCAGGGGGCGCAAAAGCGAGTGGAAGCATTTTGGCAAAAAGAAATTGTGCGCAttattacatgtttggctgcagtttcccagttaaatgtccagcagggggcgcaaAAGCGAGTGGAAGCATTTTGGCAAAACAAAATTGTGCGCCTTATTACACATTTGAGCAGACACAAAAAAATACATCCTtgcccttaaccaacacctaaacctaaccgatagggtccaaaaaaataaatgaggaatgaaaagcacattttctgaagcttaTGTTGTCAGCTTAAAGGCTTGTCTGGTTTCGAATCGCGTATTTCAGAGTCCTgggctgaacttgtattgaacctggaacactACTTTTAGCTTTGAGGTGTACATGGGATATGGCTCAAGCATCTGGTCATATATTACCCTTTTTGGCAGCGTGGTAAGGGCACTGGCTGTTATCTTCCTGCATGTCACCATGAACTGGAGCTGGATCCAAAACATCATCCTGAAGAGTCTTTCCTACTTCCTCCAATTCTCCAAAAACCTACACAAATTTAATCAAGACAAGTGGACATTACCAGTTATATTGACCTGTATTGTACAAAGACTGAATGTTGAGGAAATTTGTGAGGTGATGTCACAGGCAATGTTGTATGATCACATTAAACTAGAGAGATACTCAGACCTTTCTGCAATCAATCAATCGTGCTTTGTTAAAGGACGCTAGAAATGTAAGATAAATTCATTGTTTTGGCCTAGTTCTGTCTATTTACTTTGAAATCTGCTCTCTAATCTGATGCGAGTACAAAGACTTCATCTGCTGACGAATGAATCTCAAGCCAAGCTGAGCTCGAAAGACTCTTATCTGTAATTACATCATCATTCATCACTCAACTCATAGTCAAGTTCAGACAAATGTATCAGTCTAATAGAGGCAATAAAAAGCTCTCCAGGCAATAAGATAGAATTGTGTTTGCTTTTAAAAcctgtttaatacattttgtattaattcAGTGTTACTGAAGAATCACAGCATAAGAGAATGTTCACACATACCTGTTCTTGCACTAAAAATAGCTAAACGCAGTGCATACAACAGAACGCAGGCGTCTTGAGATGCGTCATTTAAAAATGGTGCGAAACAAGTCAAAAACAGCGAGACACAGAGCAATTAGAAACTGACCGATATTTGTAACCGATATATACACTTTTCCACATAATCGGTTATCGGTTCTTTAATATCGGGTGCTTCTGTGCAAGACATTATAAATCAGGGAGACACAGAATTGTGCAAGACACAGTGCAATTAGAGATTGGACGATAATTGGTTAGACCGATATTTTTAACCGATATATACACTTTTCCACATAATCGGTTATCGGTTCTTTAATATCGGGTGCTTCTGTGCAAGACATTATaaaacagtgagacacagaactgtgcaagACGCAGTGCAATTAGAGATTGAACGATAATTGGTTAGACCGATATTTGTAGCCGATATATACACTTTTCCACATAATCGGTTATCGGTTCTTTAATATCGGGTGCTTCTGTGCAAGACATTATaaaacagtgagacacagaactgtgcaagACGCAGTGCAATTAGAGATTGAACGATAATTGGTTAGACCGATATTTGTAGCCGATATATACACTTTTCCACATAATCGGTTATCGGTTCTTTAATATCGGGTGCTTCTGTGCAAGACATTTATAAAACAGGGAGACACAGAACTGTGCGAGATGCAGTGCAATTAGAGATTGAACGATAATTGGTTAGACCGATATTTGTAGCCGATATATACACTTTTCCACATAATCGGTTATCGGTTCTTTAGTATCGGGTGCTTCTGTTCAAGAAATTTATAAAACAGGGAGACATGGAGCTGTGCGAGACGCAGTGCAATTAGAAACTGTTTATAGGTTTGATATTTTTAACTGATTTTCCCTCATCAGGTTTACCGATAAAGATGGACACaaaagattttacattttaaagatgaATTAAGTGAGGGGCTTTAAAACACGTTTGTATTGCAACTAAAACTAGTCAAATTAATTACTTGTAGACCTTGTGCAATATTAGTTTTGTTAAGCAGTTCACCAGAGGTTTGGGATAAATGATTACGTTGTTAATGTGtcgaataacaaaaataaatcaagaaGTAAAAATCGGTTGTGCATATTGTGTTTTCAGaacaaatcattaaataaatgagaTGAAATATTCCATATCATGTCACTTATTAATGTGAATGCAATACATTGATTGTACTATATGTTTATGTGGGaatatgtgtacagtatatgtctatTTATTTTGGTGATTTGGACTGGGTTTGTGTTCTTTGTTACATGtatgctgccctacaaaggctaagtgcagtaactacaaatttggtcaaaaatgagttaagacttctaatgggctttataacatgtgttctgtcttgtgaAAAAATATCTGGGTTAAATTATGTCCCGTTTCAGGATAAATGCATTACCACTAATCTACCCATAACATGTTTGACTGGCTGGTATAAAGACTTTAAaggcctttttctctgtttctttgtttgcgtagttactgcacttagcctttgtagggcagtatggtTCATTTGTGTTATTATGGTTTATCTGTATTTAATTTCTAAGTTGAGATGTTGTGCAAAATGGGTAGAAAACCAGAAAACAAATCTTAATATAAGATGATATAAAATGTTATGAATCCCTTTAAATCACAAAATGGCAGTGCACAGATTTTCATTGCTTCTCACCTCCATATTGAAGTAAAAGGCTCGGTTAGCTTCCTCCACGATCTTCTCTTTGGTGTCCATGTCGAGCTCCAGCTCATTCATCCGGCTGCGATACAGCTGTTTAAAGGCCTTGGCGCTATGAATACCATCAAACTCATAGAAGTTCAGCCCTTCTCCCGTTGTTGGCAGCTTCATAGCACGCTGGGCCACCTTCCTCAGGACCTGACCACCCGACAGGTCGCCCATGTAGCGGGTGTAAGCGTGAGCCACTAAAAGCACAGGGTCATCCCGGCCGATCTGGTGTATACGGTCCACGTAGAGTTGAGTGGCCGGAGAGCAGCTGATCTGGTTTTGCCAATCTTCACCATAGAAATACTCCAGATCCTGCGCCAGAGCATCACGCCGGTGGAGTTCATTAGGGAAGTAGAGCGGAGCGAACCGAGGGTGATCTTTATTTCTTTCGATTTCTTCTTCCATGGCGGAGTACGTGAAGTATAAAGCCACGTGGCCAAGCTGACAGGATAAATGCAGATCAACAATCATTTTAGTGAAACATTGCAAAAGAAATTATTCTAACATCCTTAAAGCaagatgcattttattttaacatattagACTTGACCGTGAGTTATTCCTTCACCTTAAAAAGCTCCTTGCGGATTCGTCCCCTCAAAAAATCTTTGACAAACTGTGTGTTTTCCGCCTTTTCGTGAACTTCTTTAGTTCCTGCTGCCAACATCTCTGACAGGTCTGTAGGCCTGTAGGGTTCAGATTAAGTTAAGATGTCAGTAATCCAGTTCACATACAACAATGAACGCATTTCAAGAGTTCAGGCTTTAATTCTCGCTTAAGCAAGTTTCTTATTGGAACAAGCCACAAAAGATATCTtaggaaataaacagaaaaacaaaggaTTAAAAAGCAGAGATGAAATAGTCACATATACCTAAGGACCGTAACTCCGCCCTCTTCATACACGACGACTCCTCCATTAGCAGCACTCTTGCCATTGGCCGCATCTTCTGTCTTTATTGCTGACATACCACAGACTTCTGTTCAATATCCCGACTGTTCAAACAAAACATCACAAAGACAGAGGGGTTTCAGTGTATATTACATTACAGACAGCTTCTAATAACtcactttaaagtcattttaacaTCTCAATCTGCTGAAGGTTATATAGCACACATCTATTttttgtctgtttatctatctatctacttatcagtctgtatattgtctgtctATTTAACTATCCGTCCATCGTTCATCTGTATATCTGGCCGTTTACCtggctgtctatctatctatcatctgtctgtctatctatctataatccgcttgtctgtctgtctgtctgtcttacaatctatctatctatctatctgtctgtctgtctggctatccatctatctgcctgtctgtctgtctatcatctgcctgtctgtctgcctttctaTCATCTGCCTgtcggtctgtctatctattatctgtctgtctgtcagtctatctatctatcgtctgcctgtctatccatcgtctgcctgtctgtctgtctatctatcttctgCCTCTCTGGCTATCTATCCATTGtccgcctgtctgtctgtctatcgtctgcctgtctgtctatccatcgtctgcctgtctgtctgtctatccatcgcctgtctgtctgtccatctatccatccatccatcgtctgcctgtctgtctatccatcgtctgcctgtctgtctatccatcgtctgcctgtctgtctgtctctctatctatccatCGTCTGCCTGTCTGTCCATCGTCTGCCTCtccatctatctatcgtctgcctgtctgtctgtccatccattgtctgcctgtctgtccgtccatccatcgtctgtctgtctgtctgtctgtccatcgtctgcctgtctgtctgtccatcgtcTGCCTCtccatctatctatcgtctgCCTGTCTGTCCATCGTCTGCctctccatctatctatcttctgcctctctgtccgtccatccatcgtctgcctctctgtctatctgtctttttgtTTATCTATTGACTGTTTATctgtacatctgtctgtctgtctgtctatctatctatcatctgtctgctTATCAGTCTGTCTACtgatctattgtctgtctgtccacctgccttgtcaatctgtctgtctgagcAAATTTCAATTCCACACAAGCAAATATCAGCAAAAATCAGGAAAATCTCTAATCCTTTCCATTCATTTTGCaaagtgttttgaaaaaaataccATGTGACCTTTCACTTAGATTAGATAATAAGTGTGATCTTATTAAATCTGGTTTCAGTCCATTGTAATCTACACAGCTCAGCACTgattaaaagctttattagtttaTCAAGAAGATCTAATACACACAATGATGGAAAAACACACAACTCTTACCTCCAACTCAAAATCCTGATGGAGGGGGTGAAAGTTCTTTACACAGTTTTCCTGATATTAATAACAATGGTCGGGCATCCAGTGAGGTCTTTTGTTTCTGAAACACATCCAGAGAGAGCCTCTATTCTTCAGCACAGCCTGTTGTGTTTTAACAGCATTTGTTTAGAGTTTACAGGGTAATGAAaacacaaatgcatgcagttacaaCAAACGGCCACTCATTGGCATGTCTACAGATATTCCAGTGTTTTCCAGTGACAAGAAGATCACAAACAGAAAGGGAAAATACAGTGTCATGTGTTAAACCAGATACAGTCACATTCAACTAAAAAGATAGCAGGTCAATCTGAAATAACACGATATGACATCAGTGCTTTCgctaaattaaatgtaacaaatcaATATGGCATTGTATCTCTGTTTGTCTACGTCATAAAGTAAAAGAATGCGCCTTTATTTCCAtacttcatttgtttgtttgaggTGTCACTACTTACAAATCAGCTCAGCTCGCCATCAAATCCAGCtttaaatcagaaaaaaaatactattaatcGATCCGATAATTCTCTGGGAATGGTaacagatttgtaatagatttttAACAGAAATGAGCAATAGTCGGATGCTCGTGCGCTTTTGTCTGAAGCGCTCGAGATCTCCGTTACGAACTCAAAACAGGAAACGGCAGGATGAAACCACGTGTGTGTCAGAGTtgtctcttaaagagacagttcaccccaaaaaatgaaTCCTAGCTCAGTAggttccataaaatgcaagtgaatgtcgaTTTCtctgttgaagctccaaaaatcaaagacAGTTCGCATAAACGTAATCGtcacgactccagctgttaaatgaatgtcttctaaagcgatacgatcacttttggtgcataAAAGTTCAAAACGTAAGTACTTTTTAAGTATAATCCAACACTtcaggagagggtggagtccaagcggtctctcgtgtgacgtatttgcATTGCCATGAAACAGATCTCTTCCGGATGTGACGCACGTGTGGCAGTTCTCGCCTGTTtgaaatgccaatgcgattatgtCACACGCGCATACCGCTGCCGACTGGAAACATGATTTAGAGATTATGTCACAAattacacactataaactatgcatacagccatgtagtgt is from Xyrauchen texanus isolate HMW12.3.18 chromosome 8, RBS_HiC_50CHRs, whole genome shotgun sequence and encodes:
- the hmox2b gene encoding heme oxygenase 2, yielding MSAIKTEDAANGKSAANGGVVVYEEGGVTVLRPTDLSEMLAAGTKEVHEKAENTQFVKDFLRGRIRKELFKLGHVALYFTYSAMEEEIERNKDHPRFAPLYFPNELHRRDALAQDLEYFYGEDWQNQISCSPATQLYVDRIHQIGRDDPVLLVAHAYTRYMGDLSGGQVLRKVAQRAMKLPTTGEGLNFYEFDGIHSAKAFKQLYRSRMNELELDMDTKEKIVEEANRAFYFNMEVFGELEEVGKTLQDDVLDPAPVHGDMQEDNSQCPYHAAKKAASGGSTYICQMAMIVLKKPSAQVLLAAWIAALAGLAAWYIM